One window of the Triticum dicoccoides isolate Atlit2015 ecotype Zavitan chromosome 3B, WEW_v2.0, whole genome shotgun sequence genome contains the following:
- the LOC119280413 gene encoding protein MOTHER of FT and TFL1 homolog 2-like — protein MSRCVDPLVVGRVIGEVVDLFVPSVAMAVAYGARDLSNGCHVKPSLAADQPLVGISGRRNDLYTLVMTDPDAPSPSEPTMREYLHWIVVNIPGGTDATKGEVVVPYMGPRPPVGIHRYVLVLFEQKTRFPYVAEAPPEERAYFNTRAFAGNHELGLPVAVVYFNSQKEPSGHRRR, from the exons ATGTCCCGTTGCGTGGATCCGCTGGTGGTGGGGCGGGTGATCGGCGAGGTGGTGGACTTGTTCGTGCCGTCGGTGGCCATGGCTGTGGCCTACGGCGCCAGGGACCTCAGCAACGGCTGCCACGTCAAGCCCTCCCTGGCCGCCGACCAGCCGCTCGTCGGCATCTCCGGCCGCCGCAACGACCTCTACACCCTC GTGATGACGGACCCTGACGCGCCTAGCCCTAGCGAGCCCACCATGAGGGAGTACCTCCACTG GATAGTGGTTAACATACCGGGTGGAACAGATGCAACTAAAG GTGAGGTGGTGGTGCCATACATGGGGCCGCGGCCGCCGGTGGGCATCCACCGCTACGTGCTGGTGCTGTTCGAGCAGAAGACGCGCTTCCCCTACGTCGCGGAGGCGCCGCCGGAGGAGCGCGCCTACTTCAACACCCGCGCCTTCGCCGGCAACCACGAGCTCGGCCTCCCCGTCGCCGTCGTCTACTTCAACTCCCAGAAGGAGCCGTCCGGGCACCGCCGGCGCTGA